In bacterium, the following proteins share a genomic window:
- a CDS encoding AAC(3) family N-acetyltransferase has protein sequence MKLDKIKGLIKKIIGRKNWYRAGLVYDCLFSLARTFDNKTSDKGFPVPVEEIRAALVCLGIGKGDRLVMHSSAKNLFEAAREDTGLSQTNIVNYSRDIIEMLLDLIGPEGTLMMNTDSISNLKAFALDGEVFDYRKDYSRRGWISEMFRRRPDVCRSVHPFYNVTAWGKDAAEMMESHEKSTPFTMDENSPWFRMTCIGGKTVLLGATFEQNSLLHLPEYTHAAVFPRPIFYHLPFNFKYINRQGKEKVMPSMVQVNDYVEGMPTCFSLYLQSKYNLFKIKELHRTQITAYDCAEFYRAMVKEIEAGVCWYDSRFRPRGEA, from the coding sequence ATGAAGCTTGATAAAATCAAAGGGCTGATCAAAAAAATTATCGGGAGAAAGAACTGGTACAGGGCTGGCCTTGTATACGATTGCCTGTTCAGCCTTGCTCGGACTTTTGACAATAAAACGTCCGATAAGGGCTTCCCTGTCCCAGTGGAAGAAATAAGAGCGGCGCTGGTCTGTCTCGGTATCGGCAAAGGCGACCGCCTGGTGATGCACAGTTCCGCGAAAAACCTTTTTGAGGCGGCCCGCGAAGACACCGGCCTGAGCCAGACAAATATTGTTAACTACAGCCGGGATATTATCGAGATGCTGCTCGACCTCATAGGTCCTGAGGGCACTCTGATGATGAACACGGACTCAATCAGCAACCTCAAGGCGTTCGCCCTCGATGGGGAGGTTTTCGATTACCGGAAAGATTATTCGAGACGTGGCTGGATATCGGAGATGTTCCGTCGGCGACCGGATGTCTGTCGCAGCGTACACCCGTTTTACAATGTCACTGCTTGGGGTAAGGACGCCGCCGAGATGATGGAAAGCCATGAAAAGTCGACACCCTTTACCATGGATGAGAATTCACCCTGGTTCAGAATGACCTGTATTGGGGGCAAAACCGTGTTACTGGGAGCCACTTTCGAGCAGAACTCCCTGTTGCATTTACCAGAGTACACGCACGCGGCCGTGTTCCCCCGACCGATATTTTACCATTTGCCCTTTAATTTCAAGTACATAAACAGACAGGGGAAAGAAAAAGTGATGCCATCGATGGTCCAGGTTAATGACTATGTCGAGGGAATGCCCACCTGTTTCAGCCTGTATCTGCAATCAAAGTACAACCTGTTCAAGATAAAGGAACTTCACCGGACTCAGATTACAGCCTATGATTGCGCTGAGTTCTACCGGGCGATGGTAAAAGAGATCGAGGCAGGTGTCTGCTGGTATGACTCAAGATTCCGGCCGAGAGGAGAGGCCTAA
- a CDS encoding HAD-IIIC family phosphatase: MKEITYSEIVDQLEREDLNSLPVFKIAVLRSIMADPLAQYLRFQAYREGLNAVVRWGNYDNVIQDASGASELTSVLLNDETSLVIILLRLENVSWKLSKSFAALTPEAVKEESQRVLDYCAATLDAVRQRTAARVIWTAFELPSYPALGVMESQGASGQEQVIRSLNDGLRELLRNRVDGYFLDLNLCRMRLGDGVFFDQRYWHMARSPYSLKGQEALAEEVFRIVRPLIGKNRKCLALDGDNVLWGGIIGEDGMAGIKLSSTHPGSAFQEFQEEVLNLYHRGIILALCSKNNEADFWEVFRNHPGMLLREEHISSWRINWNDKTTNLREIASELNIGLDSIVFVDDSEFEINLVRDMLPEVSLLHLPVTEAVHNARKLAACGLFETLALSHEDRERGSLYRAEVQRRKFRQTAVDLNAYLISLEMVLTVDLADSFTLPRVAQLTQRTNQFNLTTRRYSESEISFIVENPVSDVLCLHLSDRFGDSGLVGVAIVVFEQEKARIDTFLVSCRVLGRKVEDAFLAQVLAFMRLKGARTAVGEYIPTTKNSQVRNFFPDRGFLASPKKMTGVDGIEYICDLDGMRDLMPHIFKEIKTQF, from the coding sequence ATGAAAGAGATTACCTACTCTGAAATCGTGGACCAACTGGAGCGAGAGGACCTCAACAGTCTGCCGGTGTTCAAAATAGCTGTTTTGCGTTCGATCATGGCGGACCCGCTGGCGCAGTATCTTCGTTTCCAGGCCTACAGGGAGGGATTGAATGCCGTCGTGCGCTGGGGCAATTACGACAACGTGATTCAGGATGCCAGCGGTGCCAGCGAACTCACTTCCGTCCTACTTAACGATGAAACCAGCCTGGTAATCATTCTCCTGCGTCTCGAAAATGTTTCCTGGAAGCTGTCAAAGAGCTTTGCTGCGTTGACGCCTGAGGCGGTCAAAGAGGAATCGCAGCGGGTGCTCGATTATTGTGCCGCCACACTGGATGCCGTCAGACAGAGGACGGCCGCACGGGTTATCTGGACTGCCTTTGAGCTCCCCTCCTATCCCGCTCTGGGAGTAATGGAAAGCCAGGGAGCCTCTGGGCAGGAGCAGGTGATCCGGTCCCTGAACGACGGCCTGCGTGAGTTGCTCCGCAACCGTGTCGATGGCTACTTTCTTGACCTCAACCTCTGCCGCATGCGCCTTGGCGATGGGGTCTTTTTCGACCAGCGTTACTGGCACATGGCTCGCTCGCCATACTCCCTGAAAGGTCAGGAAGCTCTGGCCGAGGAAGTTTTCCGTATTGTCCGTCCCCTGATCGGGAAAAACAGAAAGTGCCTGGCGCTGGATGGCGACAATGTCCTGTGGGGCGGGATAATCGGGGAGGACGGCATGGCTGGGATCAAGCTTTCAAGCACACACCCCGGCTCCGCTTTCCAGGAATTTCAGGAAGAAGTGCTGAACCTGTACCATAGGGGAATCATCCTGGCCCTGTGCAGCAAGAACAACGAGGCCGATTTCTGGGAGGTGTTCAGGAACCATCCCGGCATGTTGCTGCGTGAGGAGCATATATCCAGTTGGCGGATAAATTGGAACGATAAAACCACCAACCTTAGGGAAATAGCCAGTGAGTTGAATATCGGACTTGACAGCATTGTCTTCGTTGATGACAGCGAGTTCGAGATAAACCTCGTGCGCGATATGCTGCCCGAGGTCAGCCTTCTGCACCTGCCCGTGACTGAAGCGGTGCACAACGCCCGCAAGCTGGCCGCCTGCGGCCTGTTCGAAACCCTGGCCCTCAGCCACGAGGACCGTGAACGCGGCTCTCTCTACAGGGCGGAGGTCCAGCGGAGGAAATTCCGCCAGACAGCAGTGGATCTTAACGCTTACCTGATTTCACTCGAAATGGTTCTGACAGTCGATCTGGCGGATTCGTTCACCCTGCCCCGTGTGGCCCAGTTGACGCAACGCACAAATCAGTTCAATCTCACCACCCGACGCTACAGCGAATCAGAGATTTCTTTCATTGTCGAAAACCCCGTTTCGGATGTGCTCTGCCTCCACCTGTCCGACAGGTTCGGTGATTCTGGTCTGGTAGGAGTGGCTATTGTCGTTTTCGAACAAGAGAAGGCACGGATAGACACTTTCCTCGTTTCCTGCCGGGTGCTGGGGAGAAAAGTGGAAGACGCGTTCCTGGCGCAGGTGCTTGCGTTCATGCGGCTTAAAGGGGCCAGGACGGCCGTGGGGGAATACATTCCTACAACGAAAAACAGCCAGGTGCGAAACTTTTTCCCGGACCGGGGGTTTCTCGCCTCCCCGAAAAAAATGACCGGGGTTGATGGAATAGAGTACATCTGCGATCTCGACGGAATGCGGGATTTAATGCCGCATATATTCAAAGAGATCAAAACGCAGTTTTAA
- a CDS encoding SDR family oxidoreductase — protein MINDRFHSIAVGDEAEVFHTITEKDIDTFSELTGDDNPLHMDSEFAAGTSMRKRVAHGMLTASFISAIIGTRLPGRGALWYEQSLRFLAPVLVGDKIRVWAKVIEKSESQRVLVLSTMVTKGETGTKVIEGEARVKMLETKEPEKHEPTKGKGAVIVSGAGRGIGAAIALRLAAEGYPVAVNYCSSEREAEKVYSLIKQQGGRAITIKADISHRSEVDRMVETAVERLGPLEGVVNNAAPSIEPLDFTSLSWKHIQTHIDIQLKGAFNLCQAAIPHLLQRGQGSIVNISSIYADSNPPAKLVPYNLCKAALVSLTRSLAVELGPRGIRVNCVSPGMTETDFIANLPEKAKLLEKMQSPLRRLGTPPDIAEAVTFLISERACHITGENLRVCGGRVMG, from the coding sequence ATGATAAATGACAGGTTTCACTCCATTGCGGTAGGTGACGAGGCGGAAGTATTTCATACGATTACCGAGAAAGATATAGACACCTTCTCGGAGCTTACAGGGGACGACAACCCGCTGCACATGGACAGTGAATTCGCCGCTGGCACCAGCATGCGCAAGCGCGTGGCGCACGGCATGCTGACAGCCTCCTTCATTTCTGCAATAATCGGCACCAGACTGCCAGGACGAGGGGCGTTGTGGTACGAGCAGAGCCTCCGGTTTCTTGCCCCCGTTCTGGTAGGGGATAAAATCCGGGTCTGGGCCAAGGTTATAGAAAAATCGGAATCCCAGAGAGTGCTGGTCCTGAGTACGATGGTCACCAAAGGTGAGACGGGTACCAAAGTGATCGAGGGTGAGGCCAGGGTAAAAATGCTGGAAACGAAAGAACCGGAAAAACATGAGCCGACCAAAGGGAAAGGGGCGGTGATCGTAAGCGGCGCGGGAAGGGGTATAGGTGCGGCAATCGCTTTACGTCTCGCCGCTGAGGGTTATCCGGTGGCGGTCAATTATTGTTCAAGTGAAAGGGAGGCTGAAAAGGTGTACTCCCTTATCAAACAGCAGGGCGGCAGGGCGATAACCATAAAAGCAGACATATCGCACAGAAGTGAGGTAGACCGGATGGTAGAGACGGCGGTCGAACGTCTCGGCCCTCTGGAAGGGGTTGTCAACAATGCCGCTCCTTCAATCGAACCGCTGGATTTCACCAGCCTGTCCTGGAAACATATTCAGACCCACATAGACATCCAGTTGAAAGGAGCCTTCAATCTTTGCCAAGCGGCAATCCCTCATCTTCTGCAGCGCGGGCAAGGATCGATCGTGAACATTTCGAGTATCTACGCCGATAGCAACCCTCCAGCCAAGTTGGTGCCGTATAACCTCTGCAAGGCCGCCCTGGTGTCTCTGACGCGGTCGCTGGCTGTGGAACTCGGGCCCAGGGGAATCAGAGTCAACTGCGTCTCTCCTGGGATGACAGAGACTGATTTTATCGCAAACCTTCCCGAAAAGGCAAAACTGCTCGAAAAGATGCAGTCACCGCTAAGACGTCTCGGCACCCCCCCGGACATAGCTGAAGCCGTGACTTTCCTGATCAGCGAGCGGGCCTGTCATATAACCGGCGAGAACCTGCGTGTCTGCGGCGGAAGGGTGATGGGCTGA
- a CDS encoding LacI family transcriptional regulator — MKTNKIGSPGSPFVGLKDIARKCEVSVMTVSRALRNSGGVSPATREKIIRTAKEMGYVPNLVASNLLSHKTRTVGVVVPDIGVTIFPSVVKGVESVLNRENYRIFLCCTFDSPAKEYQEVQALLRHRVDGIILAPASTLESRDTARKIMASGCPLVFIDRMIPELEVSSVTVGDFEGAYQVTAHMIEQGYRKILHFAGPRNVWTADERLRGYREALREAGLRVGRKDIVRVGFSIDGGMAEMERVLGRKDQPDAIFCVNDPVALGAYQVLRREGVNIPNTMGLAGFSNLLESELLAVPLTSVTHDALTLGQLAARILSGRMSAAGTTERKVVHQELRPQLVVRQSTLRNS, encoded by the coding sequence TTGAAAACGAATAAAATCGGCAGTCCTGGCTCCCCGTTCGTGGGCCTCAAGGATATCGCCCGGAAGTGCGAAGTGTCGGTGATGACTGTCTCGCGCGCCCTGCGCAACTCGGGCGGTGTCAGCCCTGCGACCCGGGAGAAAATAATACGGACGGCCAAGGAGATGGGCTACGTGCCCAATCTGGTGGCCAGTAACCTGTTATCTCACAAGACCCGCACCGTGGGAGTAGTCGTGCCGGATATCGGGGTCACGATATTCCCGTCCGTGGTGAAAGGTGTCGAGTCGGTGTTGAACCGGGAGAATTACCGGATATTCCTCTGCTGCACTTTCGACAGCCCCGCCAAGGAGTATCAGGAGGTGCAGGCGCTGCTCAGGCACCGGGTGGATGGCATCATCCTGGCGCCCGCCTCGACTTTGGAAAGCCGGGATACCGCCCGGAAAATCATGGCCAGCGGCTGCCCCTTGGTGTTCATCGACCGGATGATCCCCGAACTGGAGGTGAGCTCGGTCACTGTCGGCGATTTTGAGGGCGCCTACCAAGTGACAGCCCATATGATCGAGCAGGGCTACCGTAAAATCCTGCACTTCGCCGGGCCGCGCAACGTGTGGACAGCCGACGAGAGGCTGCGTGGGTACCGTGAAGCCCTGCGGGAGGCCGGCCTCAGGGTGGGCCGGAAAGACATAGTCCGGGTGGGGTTCTCGATCGACGGCGGGATGGCGGAGATGGAGCGGGTCCTGGGCCGCAAAGATCAGCCCGATGCGATTTTCTGTGTCAACGACCCGGTGGCCCTGGGCGCGTACCAGGTGCTCAGGCGCGAGGGCGTGAATATTCCGAACACCATGGGCCTGGCCGGGTTCTCCAACCTGCTGGAGTCGGAGCTGCTCGCCGTGCCGCTGACCTCGGTCACCCACGACGCGCTGACGCTGGGGCAGCTGGCGGCCCGGATCCTGTCGGGGCGGATGAGCGCCGCCGGGACGACCGAAAGAAAAGTGGTGCACCAGGAGCTGCGGCCGCAGCTTGTGGTCCGCCAGTCGACCCTCCGGAACAGTTGA